A single window of Pieris napi chromosome 8, ilPieNapi1.2, whole genome shotgun sequence DNA harbors:
- the LOC125051863 gene encoding uncharacterized protein LOC125051863: MDSFMDFYFDEVFINLDRDCLNERYKRRELVQYFNSVITGCAKGQNKSDNATCKNFVNSALKYHNNCKSDNGDVCLMGKYHNLLYIAMKLAFDWSLQDNGVVAALLDELYACERTFERIFLGAIFGTSAPYFLAGWKSDFVDREENVHALVFFLDHATNANLEFKDEEKTYRFIDVPLESCGKASPVRVVIQMGAAEILMILLRFGARITADHVSSNPIETILDRLQEYKGQYPNELVTCLKLTLRAVPHLNLTVDKSALKHLELPEDYNYQRRIVLEKYGEILKDHLVPSSRCGLQPVELKHLCRCQIRHVLWGNFELPFGIQNLPIPMPLKKYLDLCED; this comes from the exons ATGGATTCATTCATGGATTTTTATTTCGACGAAGTATTCATAAATCTGGATAGAGACTGTCTAAACGAGCGATACAAGAGGCGGGAATTAGTGCAGTATTTTAATTCTGTGATTACCGGTTGTGCTAAAG GACAAAACAAATCCGATAACGCAACATGCAAGAACTTCGTGAATTCCGCTCTTAAGTACCACAATAACTGTAAGTCGGACAATGGCGACGTGTGTCTTATGGGGAAGTACCACaatcttttatatatagcCATGAAGTTGGCTTTTGACTGGAGCTTACAGGATAATGGAGTAGTTGCTGCATTGTTAGATGAGCTGTACGCTTGTGAGCGGACTTTTGAAAGGATATTTTTAG GTGCAATCTTTGGTACCTCAGCACCATACTTCTTAGCCGGATGGAAGTCGGACTTCGTAGACCGAGAGGAAAACGTTCACGCCCTAGTCTTCTTTTTAGATCACGCAACGAACGCAAATTTAGAATTCAAAGACGAAGAGAAGACATATCGCTTTATAGACGTTCCTTTGGAGAGCTGTGGCAAAGCTTCACCAGTAAGAGTGGTTATACAGATGGGAGCAGCTGAAATCCTGATGATCCTACTCCGATTTGGGGCTAGAATAACCGCGGACCACGTATCGAGTAACCCCATAGAGACAATCCTGGACCGGCTTCAGGAATATAAAGGACAGTATCCCAACGAGCTGGTCACTTGTTTAAAGCTGACGTTGAGGGCCGTTCCACATTTgaatttgacagttgacaaGAGCGCTTTAAAGCACCTAGAGTTGCCAGAAGACTATAATTATCAACGAAGAATCGTATTGGAAAAGTACGGGGAGATTTTAAAGGATCATTTAGTGCCAAGTTCTCGGTGTGGGTTGCAACCAGTTGAGTTGAAGCACTTATGTCGTTGTCAAATTAGACATGTTTTGTGGGGGAATTTTGAGTTGCCATTTGGGATACAAAATTTGCCGATACCGATGCCTTTGAAGAAGTACTTGGATTTGTGTGAAGAttga
- the LOC125051978 gene encoding uncharacterized protein LOC125051978: protein MSDSSTYSGVEARESLTVSSRFWSSRKRFREVADTDSDIAREATSKITRRKGRGRPSTKGENVDPVPANKSAKLKETRAEKKAREEEELLALEIKARETQCTLSSVLVSEQGEDMSLDLVKRIEASLGVVEKVATKSSNIKGQWVHMAKNAIADMRKDIGVLAKRSVSEETRSLREDNERLKKQIEILQQDMTDLRKHVGVNSKEPPLTPSLLEEFEANLMRRIGDRLNARFESLEPRLNPAPVLRPSLAADRRKVVGPPRFESGQSQDNRQVNSRSLVQAASTALPQGPSSISKKKKNKRIAGEEILAIEKVSAITQPSPLQSASNLSKEHWLIVGKRKKRKRKKRERSGAVLAQPTVTGFQAPVKKPRLRTPRTAAVVVTVPAEIQKKGVTYAEAIKEAKGQIRLEELGIEAVRFRRAATGAAIIQVTGEGGGDKADVLAKKLRELYGTKGILVSRPVKSVEVRVSGLDDSVTADEVKFAVCKKGECSSDHVRVGEVRQDKSGLFAVWVKCPVEAAKKLSEGRLLVGWTSARVTVLQQRELRCFRCLQAGHVAARCTAEIDRTYRDLLHLR from the exons ATGTCGGATTCTTCCACATACTCAGGTGTTGAAGCAAGGGAGTCTTTGACAGTTTCATCGCGGTTTTGGAGCTCCCGGAAGCGTTTCAGAGAAGTCGCTGACACTGATTCAGATATCGCTAGAGAGGCGACTTCAAAGATAACGCGGCGTAAAGGCAGAGGTCGGCCATCCACTAAGGGCGAGAATGTGGATCCGGTTCCTGCTAATAAATCTGCCAAGTTGAAAGAAACTAGAGCTGAGAAAAAGGCTCGCGAGGAAGAAGAGCTTTTGGCCTTGGAAATTAAAGCTCGAGAAACACAATGTACTCTATCTTCTGTCTTAGTGTCGGAACAGGGCGAGGATATGTCATTGGATTTAGTAAAGAGGATTGAGGCTAGCCTGGGAGTTGTTGAAAAGGTCGCCACAAAATCGTCCAATATCAAAGGACAATGGGTCCATATGGCTAAAAATGCCATTGCGGACATGCGGAAGGATATTGGGGTGCTTGCTAAACGTTCAGTTTCTGAGGAAACTCGATCTCTGCGTGAAGACAACGAGCGCCTCAAAAAGCAAATTGAGATACTCCAGCAGGATATGACGGATCTTCGGAAACATGTTGGAGTTAATTCAAAGGAGCCACCGCTCACTCCTTCTCTCCTCGAGGAGTTTGAGGCAAATCTGATGCGCCGTATCGGGGATAGATTAAATGCACGGTTTGAGAGTCTAGAGCCTAGGCTTAATCCTGCACCTGTATTAAGACCTTCTCTAGCCGCGGACCGACGCAAGGTCGTTGGGCCCCCTAGATTTGAGTCAGGTCAATCCCAGGATAATAGACAGGTGAATAGTAGAAGCTTGGTGCAAGCAGCATCTACTGCTTTGCCCCAAGGACCATCCTCTATttcaaaaaagaagaaaaataaaagaattgcAGGAGAGGAAATATTGGCCATTGAAAAGGTATCTGCTATTACTCAGCCCTCGCCTCTGCAATCGGCTTCCAACCTTTCTAAGGAACATTGGTTGATTGTTgggaaaagaaagaaaaggaaaaggAAGAAAAGGGAAAGGTCAGGTGCTGTGTTGGCTCAACCTACTGTAACAGGTTTTCAGGCACCAGTTAAAAAGCCAAGACTGCGTACTCCCCGAACAGCTGCTGTTGTTGTAACTGTCCCGGCGGAAATTCAGAAAAAAGGCGTAACATATGCGGAGGCTATTAAAGAAGCGAAAGGCCAGATTAGGCTAGAAGAGTTGGGAATTGAAGCAGTTAGGTTTAGACGTGCCGCAACTGGTGCTGCCATTATACAAGTCACTGGTGAAGGTGGAGGAGATAAAGCAGATGTTTTGGCTAAAAAATTAAGGGAGTTGTATGGTACGAAGGGCATCCTTGTATCGAGGCCTGTTAAATCTGTTGAGGTAAGAGTATCAGGCTTAGACGATTCTGTTACTGCTGACGAAGTAAAATTCGCTGTGTGTAAAAAAGGGGAGTGCTCATCCGATCATGTTAGAGTTGGCGAAGTTCGTCAGGATAAGTCAGGTCTCTTTGCGGTGTGGGTGAAATGCCCGGTGGAAGCTGCAAAGAAATTGTCTGAAGGTCGTCTGCTTGTAGGCTGGACTTCAGCTAGGGTGACGGTGCTGCAACAACGAGAACTTAGGTGCTTCCGCTGTTTGCAAGCTGGTCATGTTGCAGCTCGTTGTACGGCGGAAATAGACCGTA CTTACCGGGACCTGCTCCATCTGAGATAG